The Longimicrobiales bacterium genomic interval ATCAAGCTCGACCCGACGCAGACGGTGCTGGTGAACACGACGCTGGGCGTGTACGGCCAGCAGCAGTTCGGCTGGAACGACCGGCTGTTCCTGACCGGTGCCGTGCGCGTGGACAACAACAGCGCGTTCGGCGAGGACTTCGACTTCGTGGTGTACCCGAAGGTGAGTGCGTCGTGGGTGCTGAGCGAGGAGCCGTTCTGGAACGTCGGCTTCGTGGACGCGCTCAAGCTGCGTGCGGCGTACGGCCAGTCGGGGCAGCAGCCGGACGCGTTTGCCGCGCTGCGCACGCTCACGTCCGCGGCGCGCGGCAACGGCACGAGCGGTGTCACGCCGGAGTCGTTCGGCAATGCGGACCTCAAGCCGGAGCGCGGCACCGAGATCGAGCTGGGCTTCGAGACCGCTCTGTTCGACCGGCTGTCGCTCGACTTCACATACTTCAGCAAGCGGACCAGGGACGCGATCCTGGAGCGCGAGACTGCACCTTCGGGCGGCTTCCCAGGCGACCAGTTCGTGAACGTGGGCGAGGTCAGCAACCACGGCATCGAGCTGGCGGCCGTGCTGCAGGCACTGACGCGTGACAACCTGGCGATCGAGATCGGCGGCAACGTCGCAACGAACAACGACGAGGTCGAGGATCTCGGCGACATCCCGTTCATCAGCATCGGCTCGCAGCGGCACGTGGTGGGCTACCCGATCGGCGGCTTCTGGTCGCGCCGCGTAGTGAGTGCTGACCGCGACCCGGCAACGCACGCGGTCAGCAACATCCTGTGTGACGGCGGCCCTGGCGGCGCGCCGGTCCCGTGCGCGCAGGCGCCACAGGTCTACCTGGGCCCGTCGATCCCGACGCTCACCGCGGCCGTCTTCACGAACATCACGATCTCGAACCGCCTGACACTGCACGGCCTGGTCGACTTCCAGGACGGGCACATGCGCTACAACGTGGGCGAGTGGGGCCGGTGCGGCGCGGTCGTTCCGGTCTGCGAGGCGATCTACCGGCCGGAGAACTTCTCCACCGAGTACCTCGCCGGCATCTCGGCCGTGGCGCTGACGAATGCGGTCGATGGCGCATTCATCCAGGAAGCGTCGTTCGCCAAGCTGCGCGAGATCTCCGCGACCTATCGCATCCCGGAGCAGTGGCTCGGGCGCGTCGGCCTGTCGACGGCGTCGCTCACGGTGGCCGGCCGCAACCTGGCGACGTGGACGGATTACCGCGGGCTGGACCCGGAGAGCCGCATCCCGGGCGCCGCCGGATCGGACCAGGCGGTGCTGCC includes:
- a CDS encoding TonB-dependent receptor, whose translation is IKLDPTQTVLVNTTLGVYGQQQFGWNDRLFLTGAVRVDNNSAFGEDFDFVVYPKVSASWVLSEEPFWNVGFVDALKLRAAYGQSGQQPDAFAALRTLTSAARGNGTSGVTPESFGNADLKPERGTEIELGFETALFDRLSLDFTYFSKRTRDAILERETAPSGGFPGDQFVNVGEVSNHGIELAAVLQALTRDNLAIEIGGNVATNNDEVEDLGDIPFISIGSQRHVVGYPIGGFWSRRVVSADRDPATHAVSNILCDGGPGGAPVPCAQAPQVYLGPSIPTLTAAVFTNITISNRLTLHGLVDFQDGHMRYNVGEWGRCGAVVPVCEAIYRPENFSTEYLAGISAVALTNAVDGAFIQEASFAKLREISATYRIPEQWLGRVGLSTASLTVAGRNLATWTDYRGLDPESRIPGAAGSDQAVLPQLTQFVASLSFSF